One stretch of Helicobacter jaachi DNA includes these proteins:
- the typA gene encoding translational GTPase TypA has translation MQSIRNIAVIAHVDHGKTTLVDGLLTQSGTFSEREQVSERVMDSNDLERERGITILSKNTAINYKGTKINIIDTPGHADFGGEVERVLKMVDGVLLLVDAQEGVMPQTKFVVKKALNLGLKPIVVVNKIDKPAATPDKVVDEVFDLFVAMGASDAQLDFPVIYAAARDGYAIAELEDERKNLEPLFQAIITHVPEPSGSSDKPLQMQVFTLDYDNYVGKIGIARVFNGRVKKGENVLLAKSDGEKESGKITKLIGFLGLARTEIESAQAGDIVAIAGFNAVDVGDSIVDINNPMPLDPMHLEEPTMSVNFAVNDSPLAGLEGKHVTANKLKDRLLKEMQTNIAMKCEELGEGKFKVSGRGELQITILAENLRREGYEFSISRPEVIIKEIDGVKCEPFEHLVIDTPQDFSGTIIEKLGRKKAEMKAMNPMGDGYTRLEFEIPARGLIGYRSEFLTDTKGEGVMNHSFLEFRAYSGSVETRKNGALVSMESGEATGFSLFNIQERGVLFIAPQTKVYVGMIIGEHSRDNDLDVNPIKSKHLTNMRASGSDDAIKLVPPREMTLERALEWIEDDEILEITPLNIRIRKKILEPNMRKRAKGK, from the coding sequence ATGCAAAGCATACGAAATATCGCAGTGATTGCGCATGTCGACCATGGTAAGACTACGCTTGTAGATGGGCTGCTAACGCAGTCTGGCACATTTAGCGAGCGAGAGCAGGTAAGTGAGCGCGTAATGGATAGCAACGACCTAGAGCGTGAGCGCGGCATCACGATTTTAAGCAAAAATACCGCCATAAACTACAAAGGCACGAAAATCAACATCATCGATACGCCCGGGCACGCTGACTTTGGCGGTGAGGTCGAGCGCGTGCTAAAAATGGTAGATGGCGTGCTGCTGCTAGTCGATGCGCAAGAGGGCGTGATGCCTCAAACTAAATTTGTCGTAAAAAAGGCGTTAAATCTAGGGCTAAAGCCAATTGTAGTGGTAAATAAAATCGATAAACCCGCTGCCACGCCTGATAAAGTGGTCGATGAAGTATTTGATTTATTCGTAGCGATGGGGGCAAGTGACGCACAGCTTGACTTCCCTGTGATATATGCCGCAGCGCGCGATGGCTACGCTATTGCTGAGCTAGAAGATGAGCGAAAGAATTTAGAGCCACTTTTTCAAGCCATAATTACGCATGTGCCAGAGCCTAGCGGCAGTAGTGATAAGCCCTTGCAAATGCAGGTTTTCACGCTTGATTATGACAACTATGTGGGGAAAATCGGCATTGCGCGTGTGTTTAATGGGCGCGTGAAAAAGGGCGAGAATGTGCTTTTGGCTAAGAGTGACGGCGAGAAAGAGAGCGGGAAAATCACTAAGCTTATTGGCTTTTTGGGACTTGCGCGCACTGAGATAGAATCTGCACAGGCTGGCGACATCGTGGCGATAGCGGGGTTTAATGCCGTTGATGTGGGAGATTCTATCGTGGATATTAATAATCCTATGCCGCTTGACCCAATGCACTTAGAGGAGCCAACGATGAGTGTGAATTTCGCCGTGAATGATAGCCCATTAGCTGGGCTAGAGGGCAAGCATGTCACGGCAAATAAGCTAAAAGATAGGCTATTAAAGGAAATGCAAACAAATATCGCTATGAAGTGCGAGGAGCTAGGCGAGGGCAAGTTTAAGGTAAGTGGGCGCGGCGAGCTGCAGATTACGATTTTAGCGGAGAATCTGCGACGTGAGGGGTATGAGTTTAGCATTTCGCGTCCGGAAGTGATAATAAAAGAGATAGATGGCGTGAAATGCGAGCCGTTTGAACATTTAGTGATTGATACGCCGCAAGATTTTAGTGGCACGATAATCGAAAAGCTAGGACGCAAAAAGGCTGAGATGAAAGCGATGAATCCTATGGGCGATGGCTATACGCGACTTGAGTTTGAAATCCCTGCAAGGGGGCTAATTGGCTATCGTAGCGAGTTTTTGACCGATACGAAGGGCGAAGGCGTGATGAATCATAGCTTTTTGGAGTTTAGGGCATATAGCGGGAGTGTGGAGACGCGTAAAAATGGCGCGCTTGTGAGTATGGAGAGTGGCGAGGCGACTGGGTTTTCGCTGTTTAATATTCAAGAGAGAGGCGTGCTATTTATCGCGCCGCAAACTAAAGTGTATGTGGGAATGATAATCGGCGAGCATAGCCGCGATAATGACCTTGATGTCAATCCTATTAAGTCAAAGCATTTAACGAATATGCGAGCAAGCGGCAGTGATGATGCCATAAAGCTTGTGCCGCCGCGTGAGATGACGCTAGAGCGCGCGTTAGAGTGGATAGAAGATGATGAAATCCTTGAAATCACGCCACTAAACATTAGAATCCGCAAAAAGATTCTAGAGCCAAATATGAGGAAAAGGGCGAAGGGGAAGTAG
- a CDS encoding NAD(P)H-dependent oxidoreductase: MNPFLESIYFRHACKLFDKSKKIPREIFDEILEVGRLAPSSFGMEPTRLIVVRSDKAKQELYPLCWEQPQITTASEVVVFKSLQSDLIPPSEYVKNNTRRRKMDLATYEVFCNRYGGYLKARGFVDDKIAYWSALQAYIMATYMVGYASYLKIDTCFIEGFDKRKVEQLYGLDTFKEQVSLIVCFGYRAKAQQPRFRIGIDELVEYK, from the coding sequence ATGAATCCATTCCTAGAATCAATTTATTTTCGGCACGCTTGCAAACTTTTTGATAAAAGCAAGAAAATCCCGCGAGAGATTTTTGATGAAATACTGGAAGTAGGGAGGCTTGCCCCTAGTTCTTTTGGAATGGAGCCTACAAGGCTTATAGTCGTGCGCAGCGATAAGGCAAAGCAGGAGCTATATCCTTTGTGTTGGGAGCAGCCACAAATCACAACTGCGAGCGAAGTGGTAGTGTTTAAGAGTTTGCAAAGTGATTTGATACCTCCAAGTGAATATGTGAAAAACAACACGCGCAGGCGAAAAATGGATTTGGCAACTTATGAGGTATTTTGTAATCGCTATGGTGGATATCTTAAGGCGCGTGGGTTTGTAGATGATAAGATTGCTTATTGGAGCGCACTGCAGGCTTATATTATGGCGACATATATGGTGGGCTATGCGAGTTATCTTAAGATTGATACTTGCTTTATTGAGGGCTTTGATAAAAGAAAGGTAGAGCAACTCTATGGGCTTGATACTTTTAAAGAGCAAGTGAGCCTTATTGTGTGCTTTGGCTATCGTGCAAAAGCGCAGCAGCCACGTTTTAGGATAGGTATTGATGAATTAGTGGAATACAAATAA